Within the Magnetospirillum sp. ME-1 genome, the region CTTCTGCGGCTCCAATTCCGGCGCCAATCCGGCCTATGCCGAGGCGGCGGTGCGGCTGGGCCGCCTGCTGGCCGGGCGCGGCCAGACCCTGGTCTATGGCGGCGGCAATGTGGGCCTGATGGGCATCCTGGCCGACGCCGCCCTGGAGGCGGGCGGACAGGTGATCGGCGTCATTCCCGAATCCATGCTGAAATGGGAGGTGGGCCACCCCGAACTGACGGAACTTCGGGTGGTGGCCAGCATGCACGAGCGCAAGGCGACCATGGCCGAGCTGTCCGACGCCTTCATCGCCCTGCCCGGCGGCATCGGCACGCTCGAGGAACTGTTCGAGATCTGGACCTGGGGCCAGTTGGGCCTGCACGCCAAGCCCCTGGGCTTTCTGGACGTGGCGGGCTATTACGAGCGCCTGCACGCCTTTCTCGACCACATGGCCGGCGAAGGCTTCGTCAAGCCCCGCCACCGCCGGATGACCGCGGTCCACCACGACCCCGACACCCTGCTCGCCCTGCTCGATAGCTACCAGCCGCCGGAGACTATTCGCGTCATCGACCGCGAAACCGCGTGAAAGCCCGCTTGACAGGTCCGGCGGCGCGCCATATAAAGCGGCCCTTCCCCGGCGGTCCGCTCCGCCAAGGGAATACGGAGGCAAGCCTCTGATGGAAGAGATGGGCGATTAGCTCAGCGGGAGAGCACACCCTTCACACGGGTGGGGTCGTAGGTTCAATCCCTACATCGCCCACCATCTCTTCTCCTCAATTCATCACAATCGTCGTCCCAATCCCGCCTTATCGGGATCGCAACGCCGTTCGCGGCCGCCCCCTCAGCTCCGCAGTCCCGGCGCCTCGTGTCCCGAGCTTTCCACGTATTCGGTGTAGCCGCCGGCGTACTGGTGGATGCCCTCGGGCGTCAGTTCCAGCACCCGGTTGGACAGCGCCGCCAGGAAATGGCGGTCGTGGGAGACGAACAGCATGGTGCCCTCATAGGCCGCCAGGGCCTTGATCAGCATCTGCTTGGTGTCGAGATCCAGGTGGTTGGTGGGTTCGTCCAGCACCAGGAAGTTGGGCGGGTTGAACAGCATGATGGCCATCACCAGACGGGCCTTCTCGCCGCCCGACAGCACCCGGCACTTCTTCTCCACGTCGTCGCCGGAAAAGCCGAAGCAGCCGGCCAGGGCGCGCAGTGATCCCTGGTTGGCCTGGGGAAAGGCGCTTTCCAGGGATTCGAACACCGTGGCGTCGCCGTCGAGCAACTCCATGGCGTGCTGGGAGAAATAGCCCATCCTGACGCTGGCCCCCACCGTCACGGTCCCGCTGTCGGGGTCGGCGGCGCCGGCCACCAGCTTCAGCAGCGTCGACTTGCCCGCCCCGTTGACCCCCATGACGCACCAGCGCTCCTTGCGGCGGATGGTGAGGTCGAGCCCGTCATAGATGATCCGGCCGCCATAGGCCTTGTGGACGTTCTTCAGCACCGCCACGTCCTCGCCCGAGCGGGGTGCCGGCGGGAAGTCGAAGACCACCGTCTGGCGGCGCCGGGGGGGCTCGAAGCGTTCGATCTTGTCCAGCTTCTTCACCCGGCTCTGCACCTGGGCGGCGTGGGAGGCGCGGGCCTTGAAGCGCTCGATGAACTTCAGCTCCTTGGCCAGCATGGCCTGCTGGCGTTCAAACTGGGCCTGCTGCTGCTTCTCGTTCAGTGCCCGCTGGCGCTCGTAGAAGACGTAGTCGCCGGCATAGGTGTTGAGCGAGCCGCCATCGATCTCGATGATCTTGTTGACGATACGGTTGAGGAACTCGCGGTCGTGGGACGTCATCAGCAAGGCGCCGTCGAAGCCCTTGAGGAAATCCTCCAGCCAGATCAGGCTTTCGATGTCCAGATGGTTGCTGGGCTCGTCCAGCAGCATGACGTCGGGCCGCATCAGCAGGATGCGCCCCAGCGCCACCCGCATCTTCCAGCCGCCCGACAGCTTGCCCACGTCCGCATCCATCATCTCCTGGCTGAACGAGAGGCCCGCCAGCACTTCGCGCGCCCGTCCCTCCAGCTCGTAGCCGCCCAGTTCCTCGAAACGGGCCTGCACCTCGCCATAGCGCTCGACGATGGCATCCATCTCGTCGGCGCGGTCGGGGTCGCACATGGCCGCCTCCAGCTCGGCCAGCTCGGCCGCCACGCTGCTGACCGGCCCGGCCCCGTCCATCACCTCGGCGACGGCGCTGCGCCCCGCCATCTCGCCCACGTCCTGGTCGAAATAGCCGATGGTGATCAGCTTCTCGACCGAGACCTGACCGGCATCGGGAAGCTCGTCTCCGGTGATCATCCGAAACAGCGTGGTCTTGCCCGCACCGTTGGGGCCGACCAGACCGACCTTTTCCCCCCGGTTGAGCGCCGCAGAGGAATCGAGGAAGAGGATGCGGTGGCTGTTCTGCTTGCTGATGTTCTCGAGGCGGATCATGAACTTACCTGGGAATGAGAGTGGCCCCCGAAGCTGTCGCTTCAGGGCCCTCGGTTTTGGCGAGATCGCCCCGATGTCATGCCGGGCGGCGGCGCAGGAAGGTATCAGCTTTGCCCCGAAATGCCATCCCCATGGCCACCGGAAAATGGGAACCCTCAGGATTGTCGCCGATCTGGGCCGGGCCTTGGCCCGCTCCGCCCGTTTAGCCCTTCCCTCTTGAAAAGAGCGGTGTTTCACCGCTGAATTCGCATGCAATCTGGAGGCGGTGGCGAAGGTGGCGCACGAGGCGGGCATCAAGATGAGGGCGTTCGGCTGCTCTCCCATTCGGATGAACAGCGAATAGCGGCCGGCGCTGGCCCCGACGTCATCCGCCTGTCGGTGGGGCTCGAAAGCGTCCAAGACCTGATCCGTGACCTGGATCAGGCGCTCTCGGCGGCAGAGGGCTGAAATCGGGAAAGATGTGGTCTTCGGTTCCCCATCTCTTCACTGAACCTGCTGCGCTTCATGTCGGCCGTCCTCTGATAGGCAGGACTCTACTTCAATCAGGAAGGAACTTTCCCAAGGCAGGTCATCGCCAACACGTACAGTTCGAAGGCCGCCATTTGGGAGCGATGGGCTCAGTGGATACCGACCCTAATGCCCCATTAGGGTGCTGACCTCGCGGTAAGCCCGGGCAAGCGAGTCCGCGGGATTCATGCCTTCATCCAAGGTTCGATCGATGGCAGCCTTGGTCAGGGCGCGAACCTTCAGATTGTTTGCCGTCATCAGCTTCGCCGAAGCATTGGGGAGGTTGGCGTAAAGGCGGCGATAGGCGCCTGCCTGGCCATATCGGCCGGCCATGGCCGGCTCGTTGAACGCAGCTTGCGTCACCGGGAAATAGCCGGTCTGCTCGCTTAGGATCGCTTGCGCCTGAGGCGAGTAGAGATAGCGGATAAAGCGCAAGGCGGCGGCCTGTTCCTCGCTGCTCATATGGGCCGACAGGAACAGGTTTCCGCCTCCGACGGGGACACTTTTGCCGGAATGGCGGGGGATATGGGTGGTGATCCAGGGGAAGCGGGCGGCCTTTTCCACCAGCCCGGCACCGCCGCTGGAATAAAAGGCCACCGGGAAAGCCCCCGACGAGAATGCGTTGATGGTGCCCTTCCAGCCCGGCGAGCGGACCAGAAGACCTTTCTTGTGCAGCCGCTGCAATAGCGTCAGGGCCTCAATCGATCCCGATGAGTTCAGGCCAAGCCCGGCAATATCGCCGTGTAATCCGTCGCCTGTTGTGGCGGCCAGCGCCTCGAACAGCCAGTCGTACCATTCGCCGCCCAGGGCAAAGGACGGACGCCCGGATTTGGCCGTCAGCTTTTCCAGCATGGCTTCGAATTCGGTCCAGCTGTTGGGCAGCTGATCCGGGCCGTACCCCACCGAGGCCAGGCTCTCCATGTTGTAATAGGCGACAGGCATGGAGCGGAAATAGGGCGCGGACAGGAAGACGCCGCCGTGGCTGCTGTTGCCAAGGAAACTGGGGAGCAGGCCCGCCTTGAAGGCATCGAATTCCGCCCCCATGGCCGGGCCCATGGGCAGGATGGCGCCCGATTGCTGCAACTCGATCGTCGTGGACAGTTCGGCCACAAACAGTCCGGCGCTGCGCTTGGCCGCGGCATCGCTTTTCACCCGCCCGACCACCTCGTCATAACTGGACAGTGTTACGACCTCGACGCTAACGTCCGGAGCAGACTGCTGGAAGTTACGGGCAAGTTCGAAAAAGAGTCGGTTGGAATCGCCAGTGGCCGCAGAGGGAATGACAAACTGAAGTTTTGTGGCGGCTTGCGCCGCCGGGGCAAAAAGGAGACCAATCGCCGTCACAATTCGTAGCAAATGCATCTCTGGCGCCCCCACAAGCAATTCCTCATTATATTATCCATACCTTGGTATGGAAGCATACTGGCAAATGGTCGAGATGAACATGGTCGGGACATGCTAGGACAGGGAAGCGGCGGTACACGCCGGGCGTCTGGGCCGTGGAACTCCATTTCCAGTCTGGCGGCCAAATTTCTGATTGTCACCGTTCCCTTGCTCGTGGCTTGCGGCGCCATATTCTCTGTGTCGCTCTATTCGGTGAAGCGGTCGGAACTGCGCGACGACCTGATCAGCAGCATGCAATCCCTGGCGATACGCCAGTCCTCCGTTCTGGCCCGTCCGCTCTATAACGTCGAGACTGAACTGGCCCAGGCGCTGGTCGAGGCCATGTCGGTCACGCCTGAGCTGGTCTGCGCCGAGGTGATGGTGGAACTCACCCGCACCGTGCTGTCCTGGCCAAGCCCGGGCTGCGTCCAAGGCCGAGCAGAGGCCGACGGCATCCTGAGCGTCCCCGTATATCACGAGGGCAAGCTGGTGGGGGCGCTGTCGCTCGGCTACAGCACGCTGATCGGTGAAGCGCAACTGCACCATGAGATGTTGCGCTATCTCGCCTTGACGGCGGTCAGCGTGCTGGTTACCGCCATAGCGGCGCTGCTCGCCTTCAAACTGATCATAGGGCGCCCGCTGCACCGGCTGCTGACCGCAATCCGTGAAACTGAACAAGGTGGCGGTCAAGTCGTGCTGGAATGGGATTCCGCCGACGAGATGGGGCGCGCCATCGCGGCCTTCAACACCATGAGCGCGCAGATCGCCATGCGCACCGCCGAACTGACCGATGCCCGCGCCGCGGCCGAGGCCGCCACCCATGCCAAAGGCGAATTTCTGGCGAATATGAGTCACGAAATCCGCACGCCCATGAACGCGGTTCTGGGGATGACGGAATTGTGCCTGAAGACGGAGCTCAGCACCAAGCAGCGTAATTATCTGCAAAAGTCGCACAACTCGGCGCGGGCACTGCTTCGCATCATCAACGACATCTTGGACTTCTCCAAGATCGAGGCCGGAAAGCTGTCCATTGAGGAGGTGGAGTTCGTTCTGGACGACGTCATCACCCACGTGGCCGACATCTCCATGGTGAAGGCGCAAGAGAAGGGGCTGGAACTGCTGTTCGGTGTCGATCCCCATTTGCCCAGGCGGTTGATCGGCGATCCCCTCCGCCTCAGTCAGGTCCTGATCAATCTGATCGGCAACGCCTTGAAGTTCACCCAGCAAGGCGAAGTGGTGGTATCGGTCGAGCCCGACAGTGACGAAAATGGTCGCGTCGGTCTGCTGGTCCATGTGCGCGACACCGGAATCGGCATGAGCGCCGAACAGTGCAGCCGCCTGTTCGGGGCCTTTTCACAGGCGGATTCCTCGACCACCAGGCGTTTCGGCGGTACCGGCCTGGGCTTGGCCATCTCCAAACAGATTGCCCGGCTGATGGGCGGCGATATAACGGTGGAATCCCAACCAGGCTTGGGCAGCACCTTCCATTTCTTGGCCATATTCAAGAAACCGGCCGACGCCGAGACCTATGCCGAGCAGGCTTCCGCCCTGGCGGGTATCCGGGTTCTGGTGGTCGATGACAACGAGGCATCGCGCGAATTGCTGGAAACCGTGCTGAGCGGTTATGGCTGTTCGGTCGCCCACGCCGCCAGCGGCGAGGAGGCTATCGCCGAACTGAGGCGGGTCGCACTGGCCGGCGAGCCGGATTACGATCTGGTCCTGATGGATTACATGATGCCCGGACTGGATGGCATCGAGGCGGCCCGTCGCATCGCCGGCGACGAGACCATAACCACCTCGCCGATCATGGTGATGGTCACGGCTTATGGCCGGGAAGAGATCATGCACAAGGCGAGCGAAGTGGGATTGAGCGGTTTTCTGGTCAAGCCGGTCAGCCCCTCGGCTTTGCTGGAGACGGTTCTGGGATTGCTGGGCCGTAATTTGCCGACCGCGTCCATGGGGAGTGAACTGCAGGCTCAGGCGGCTCCAACCATCTCCAGTCTGGTCGGCGCCCGCGTCTTGCTGGTTGAGGACAACGAGATCAACCAGGAACTCGCCATGGAAATCCTGGCCGGAGCCGGTATCGTCGCCGAAGCCGCCCATAACGGCCGCGACGCACTGGCGAAACTGGAAGAGAGTCGCTTCGACGGTGTGCTGATGGATTGCCAGATGCCGGTGATGGACGGCTATGAGGCGACACGCGCCATCCGCGCCAATCCCGTTCACGCCACCCTGCCAATCATCGCCATGACCGCCAACGCCATGGAAGGCGACCGTGAACGGTGCCTGGAATCGGGGATGAACGACCACATCACCAAGCCCATCGATACTTCGCGCCTGCTGTCCACAATGGCCCGCTGGATCAAGCCCGCGCATCCCGGCCTCGCGGCCTCGCCTCTGCGGATGCCCGCGTCGCCCGTTGACGAGTCGGGGGGCGACTTTTCCAGCCTCCGCCATATCAGGTTTGAAGCCGGTCTGCGCCGCGCCCAGGGTAATGCAGGTCTTTACGCCCGCCTGTTGCGCAAGTTCCGTGATGGCAATCTGGATTTCCGTGCCGCCTTTTCCGCCGCCAGAGACGATGCGGATGCGCGCGCGGGCGAGCGCCTGGCCCACACCCTGAAAGGATTGGCGGCCACGGTGGAGGCAACCGATGTGGCCAGTAGGGCCGGCGTGCTGGAACAGCTCTGCCGCACTAACGCGGGGGCAGCCGAGGTGCAGAGCGCCCTGGACGCGGTGTGCGGCGCTCTAGCCCCGGTCCTGGACGAACTCAATGGCCTGCTGGGTGAGAAGACGGAGCCGGCGGGCGAAAATGCCGTGGGCGCGCCGGTGTCCCTGACCGAGGCGGCCAAGGCCCGGCTGGCACAGGTGGCAGCCCTGTTGCAGGAGGGAGAGGCGGACGCAGCCGAAATTCTGAGCGAGTTTCTGACCGAGAATCCGAGCTTGCAGACCGCCTTGGCCAAGGTCCAGCAGAAAGCCGCTGGTTATGATTTCTTCGGCGCCTACGATGAACTCACCACAGCGGCCAAGGAATGGGGGGTGTCATTGTGAGCACCGTTCAACGCACGGTTCTGATCGTCGATGACACGCCGGAAAACCTGGATCTGCTGAAGGCGATCCTGGCCCCCCATTACAAGGTCAAGGCCGCCATCAATGGTGAGGCCGCCTTGCGCCTGGCTGCCGCCGCGCCTCCCGATATCGTCTTGCTGGATGTGATGATGCCCGGCCTGAACGGGTATGAGGTGTGCGAAAGGATGATGGCGGATACCGCGCTCCGCCATATCCCGGTGGTACTGGTGACGGCTCTCGCCGAATCCATGGATGACGGCAAGGGGTTTGCCGCGGGCGCGGTGGACTATATCACCAAGCCGGTCAGCGCCCCGGTGGTCCTGAACAGGGTCAAAAGCCATCTGGATCTGGTTGACCTGCAGTGTGCCGCCAAAGATGCCCTGGGCGCCCTGCGCAGGGGAGATTCCTCTGCCGCCGAAAAGCGCCTTGCCGCCATCCTCGACGGAGAGGCGGCATGAGCGACCCCGCCTCCGTCCTGGTCGTCGACGACAGTCCAGACAGCCTGGAACTGATGAAGTCGGTTCTGGGGGGGGAATATCGGGTGCGCGTGGCCATCGGCGGCGATCCCGCCCTTCGGCTGGCCTCCCAGGCCGCCCCGGACATCGTGCTGTTGGATGTGATGATGCCGGACATGGATGGCTACGAGGTCTGCCGACGGCTGAAAGCCGAACCGGCCCTGGCCGACGTGCCGGTGATCTTCATTTCCTCGCTCTACGCGGAGGAAGACGAGGAAAAAGGCTTCCGGGCCGGCGCGGTCGATTACATCACGAAACCCATCAGCCCACCCCTGCTCAAAGCACGCGTCGCCACCCATCTGAAGTTGGCGCGTCAGCGTCGGCAATTGGAACAGGCACGGGAGAAAGCCGAGCAGGAAGCCCGTGTCAAAGCGGAATTTCTGGCCTTCATGAGCCACGAAATCCGCACGCCGTTGACGGGTATGCTGGGCACCCTGGGTCTGCTGCGCGAAACCCGCCTGGATGGTGAGCAGGACGGTTATGTCCGCGTCCTCCACTCCGCCGGCGATGCTCTTCTGGCCATACTCAACGATGCCCTCGACGTGATCAAAAGCGATGCAGGCAAGCTTTCGCTTGAAGTCAGGCCGTTCCATCTTGGCCAGATGGCAGAGGGCGTGGTTGCCTTGATGAATTCACGCGCCACGGAAAAGGGACTGACCTTAAGCCTGCGCGTGGATCCGACGATCCCCGAGGTGGTTCAGGGTGATTCCATGCGGTTGTCCCAGATTCTGCTCAATCTGGTGGGCAACGCCGTCAAGTTCACCGAAACCGGTGGGGTAGAGCTAACCGTAAGCCCCGGCAGCCCCGGCAGGTTAATGTTCAAGGTGAGTGATACCGGCATCGGCATTGTTCCCGACGTTCTGCCCACTCTGTTTGCGGATTTCACCCAGCAGGATTCTTCCATCAGTCGGCGCTTCGGCGGAACGGGCCTGGGACTGTCCATCTGCCGCCGCCTGGCCGAGTTGATGGAAGGAACCGTCGAAGCGGCCAGCACGCTGGGCCAAGGCAGCGTCTTCACCCTGGACCTCCCCCTGCTGCCGGGCCGCCTTGAGCAGGTGGCCGAGCCCAGATCTCCCGCCAAGGGTGCCGAACTCAACATCCTTGTGGCCGACGACAATCCGCTGAACCAGAAGGTCGCCCAGGCCATGCTGACCAGCCGCGGGCACACCGTTCATACCGTGTCCGACGGTGAAGCCGCGATATCGGCGGTTGCCGAGGGATGTTTTGACCTGGTCCTGATGGATGTTCGTATGCGCGGCCTCGGGGGGCTGGAGGCTTCGCGGCGGATACGCGCCTTGCCCGGCGCCAAGGGAAGAACGCCGATCATCGCCCTGACCGGTGCCGCACTGGATGAGGATCGCGCTCTTTGCCTGGAAGCCGGCATGGATGACGTGGTGTTGAAACCCTATTCCCGAAATCACTTGCTGGACGTCATCGCCCGGACGGTGCCTTTCAAGACGGTGCCATGATGACCCCGCTGCCCAATATCCTGGTCATCGACGACAGTCCGGAAAGTCTCGAACTGATGAAGCATGTGCTGAGCCCCGATCACCGTGTCCGCCTTGCGGTGAACGGGGAAGCGGGCATGGCTTTGGCCCGACAGACGCCGCCCGATATTATTCTGTTGGACGTTCTGATGCCGGGCCTGGACGGCTATGAAACCTGCCGCCGGCTGAAACAGGATCTGGATCTGGTCGATGTGCCGGTGATCTTCATTACCGCCATGGAAGCGGCCGAGGACGAGGCGACCGGCTTTGCCGTGGGAGCGGTGGACTATATCACCAAACCCATCAGCCCTCCCCTGCTGCGCGCCCGCGTTTCCACTCATCTGGCGCTCTATCGCCAACGTCGCGCCGCGGAACAGGCGAGGGCCAAGGCCGAAGAGGCGGCCTGCGCCAAGACAGAATTTCTGTCCATGATGAGTCACGAGATCAAGACGCCGCTGAGCATCATCTCGGCCGCCGCCGAACTGCTCCAGCGATTTCCGGACAATCCCGAAGATACCCGCATCGAAGCCGGCAAGATTTCCAAGGCGGCCTTGCGGATGCAGCTCATGATCGAGGCGCTGCTGGCCGATGACCTCCTCGATACCTCTGTACTGGTCACCAGCCGCCCACCCGTGGATATGGCCAAGTTGGTGGGTGATCTGTGCAATGAACGCCGAACGTCCTATCCCAACCACGAACTGCATATGGAGATCAAGGGGCAGCCCATCGTCGATGGTGTCTTCCCGCTGTTGCGCGTGGCTGTGGCCAATCTCCTGGATAATGCCGCCAAGTATTCCCCATCGGGCCGACCTGTCCACCTCCGCCTGGCCGAGCGTTGCGGCACGGTGAGCCTTAGCGTGCAGGATCAGGGGATGGGCATCGCAGAGGAGGACAAGGAACGCATTTTCCAGAAATTCTTCCGCTCTGAACGCTCCAGTCATAAAAGCGGCACGGGCCTCGGCCTTTACCTGGTTCGACGCATCGCGGAAGGCCATCATGGCCAAATCACCTTGGAAAGTCAGATCGACCAGGGGAGCACATTCACTCTAAGCCTGCCGGCGGGAAGGCAGCCGTAAAGGCCAATATATGAAGGTCCGCAGCCGGCTACCCCGCCAGCCCCATCACGTCCCGATACTT harbors:
- a CDS encoding hybrid sensor histidine kinase/response regulator → MMTPLPNILVIDDSPESLELMKHVLSPDHRVRLAVNGEAGMALARQTPPDIILLDVLMPGLDGYETCRRLKQDLDLVDVPVIFITAMEAAEDEATGFAVGAVDYITKPISPPLLRARVSTHLALYRQRRAAEQARAKAEEAACAKTEFLSMMSHEIKTPLSIISAAAELLQRFPDNPEDTRIEAGKISKAALRMQLMIEALLADDLLDTSVLVTSRPPVDMAKLVGDLCNERRTSYPNHELHMEIKGQPIVDGVFPLLRVAVANLLDNAAKYSPSGRPVHLRLAERCGTVSLSVQDQGMGIAEEDKERIFQKFFRSERSSHKSGTGLGLYLVRRIAEGHHGQITLESQIDQGSTFTLSLPAGRQP
- a CDS encoding ABC-F family ATP-binding cassette domain-containing protein, with protein sequence MIRLENISKQNSHRILFLDSSAALNRGEKVGLVGPNGAGKTTLFRMITGDELPDAGQVSVEKLITIGYFDQDVGEMAGRSAVAEVMDGAGPVSSVAAELAELEAAMCDPDRADEMDAIVERYGEVQARFEELGGYELEGRAREVLAGLSFSQEMMDADVGKLSGGWKMRVALGRILLMRPDVMLLDEPSNHLDIESLIWLEDFLKGFDGALLMTSHDREFLNRIVNKIIEIDGGSLNTYAGDYVFYERQRALNEKQQQAQFERQQAMLAKELKFIERFKARASHAAQVQSRVKKLDKIERFEPPRRRQTVVFDFPPAPRSGEDVAVLKNVHKAYGGRIIYDGLDLTIRRKERWCVMGVNGAGKSTLLKLVAGAADPDSGTVTVGASVRMGYFSQHAMELLDGDATVFESLESAFPQANQGSLRALAGCFGFSGDDVEKKCRVLSGGEKARLVMAIMLFNPPNFLVLDEPTNHLDLDTKQMLIKALAAYEGTMLFVSHDRHFLAALSNRVLELTPEGIHQYAGGYTEYVESSGHEAPGLRS
- a CDS encoding TIGR00730 family Rossman fold protein encodes the protein MKRICVFCGSNSGANPAYAEAAVRLGRLLAGRGQTLVYGGGNVGLMGILADAALEAGGQVIGVIPESMLKWEVGHPELTELRVVASMHERKATMAELSDAFIALPGGIGTLEELFEIWTWGQLGLHAKPLGFLDVAGYYERLHAFLDHMAGEGFVKPRHRRMTAVHHDPDTLLALLDSYQPPETIRVIDRETA
- a CDS encoding response regulator, whose protein sequence is MSTVQRTVLIVDDTPENLDLLKAILAPHYKVKAAINGEAALRLAAAAPPDIVLLDVMMPGLNGYEVCERMMADTALRHIPVVLVTALAESMDDGKGFAAGAVDYITKPVSAPVVLNRVKSHLDLVDLQCAAKDALGALRRGDSSAAEKRLAAILDGEAA
- a CDS encoding extracellular solute-binding protein; this translates as MHLLRIVTAIGLLFAPAAQAATKLQFVIPSAATGDSNRLFFELARNFQQSAPDVSVEVVTLSSYDEVVGRVKSDAAAKRSAGLFVAELSTTIELQQSGAILPMGPAMGAEFDAFKAGLLPSFLGNSSHGGVFLSAPYFRSMPVAYYNMESLASVGYGPDQLPNSWTEFEAMLEKLTAKSGRPSFALGGEWYDWLFEALAATTGDGLHGDIAGLGLNSSGSIEALTLLQRLHKKGLLVRSPGWKGTINAFSSGAFPVAFYSSGGAGLVEKAARFPWITTHIPRHSGKSVPVGGGNLFLSAHMSSEEQAAALRFIRYLYSPQAQAILSEQTGYFPVTQAAFNEPAMAGRYGQAGAYRRLYANLPNASAKLMTANNLKVRALTKAAIDRTLDEGMNPADSLARAYREVSTLMGH
- a CDS encoding response regulator is translated as MSDPASVLVVDDSPDSLELMKSVLGGEYRVRVAIGGDPALRLASQAAPDIVLLDVMMPDMDGYEVCRRLKAEPALADVPVIFISSLYAEEDEEKGFRAGAVDYITKPISPPLLKARVATHLKLARQRRQLEQAREKAEQEARVKAEFLAFMSHEIRTPLTGMLGTLGLLRETRLDGEQDGYVRVLHSAGDALLAILNDALDVIKSDAGKLSLEVRPFHLGQMAEGVVALMNSRATEKGLTLSLRVDPTIPEVVQGDSMRLSQILLNLVGNAVKFTETGGVELTVSPGSPGRLMFKVSDTGIGIVPDVLPTLFADFTQQDSSISRRFGGTGLGLSICRRLAELMEGTVEAASTLGQGSVFTLDLPLLPGRLEQVAEPRSPAKGAELNILVADDNPLNQKVAQAMLTSRGHTVHTVSDGEAAISAVAEGCFDLVLMDVRMRGLGGLEASRRIRALPGAKGRTPIIALTGAALDEDRALCLEAGMDDVVLKPYSRNHLLDVIARTVPFKTVP
- a CDS encoding response regulator, which codes for MHLWRPHKQFLIILSIPWYGSILANGRDEHGRDMLGQGSGGTRRASGPWNSISSLAAKFLIVTVPLLVACGAIFSVSLYSVKRSELRDDLISSMQSLAIRQSSVLARPLYNVETELAQALVEAMSVTPELVCAEVMVELTRTVLSWPSPGCVQGRAEADGILSVPVYHEGKLVGALSLGYSTLIGEAQLHHEMLRYLALTAVSVLVTAIAALLAFKLIIGRPLHRLLTAIRETEQGGGQVVLEWDSADEMGRAIAAFNTMSAQIAMRTAELTDARAAAEAATHAKGEFLANMSHEIRTPMNAVLGMTELCLKTELSTKQRNYLQKSHNSARALLRIINDILDFSKIEAGKLSIEEVEFVLDDVITHVADISMVKAQEKGLELLFGVDPHLPRRLIGDPLRLSQVLINLIGNALKFTQQGEVVVSVEPDSDENGRVGLLVHVRDTGIGMSAEQCSRLFGAFSQADSSTTRRFGGTGLGLAISKQIARLMGGDITVESQPGLGSTFHFLAIFKKPADAETYAEQASALAGIRVLVVDDNEASRELLETVLSGYGCSVAHAASGEEAIAELRRVALAGEPDYDLVLMDYMMPGLDGIEAARRIAGDETITTSPIMVMVTAYGREEIMHKASEVGLSGFLVKPVSPSALLETVLGLLGRNLPTASMGSELQAQAAPTISSLVGARVLLVEDNEINQELAMEILAGAGIVAEAAHNGRDALAKLEESRFDGVLMDCQMPVMDGYEATRAIRANPVHATLPIIAMTANAMEGDRERCLESGMNDHITKPIDTSRLLSTMARWIKPAHPGLAASPLRMPASPVDESGGDFSSLRHIRFEAGLRRAQGNAGLYARLLRKFRDGNLDFRAAFSAARDDADARAGERLAHTLKGLAATVEATDVASRAGVLEQLCRTNAGAAEVQSALDAVCGALAPVLDELNGLLGEKTEPAGENAVGAPVSLTEAAKARLAQVAALLQEGEADAAEILSEFLTENPSLQTALAKVQQKAAGYDFFGAYDELTTAAKEWGVSL
- a CDS encoding PLP-dependent transferase, whose translation is MQSGGGGEGGARGGHQDEGVRLLSHSDEQRIAAGAGPDVIRLSVGLESVQDLIRDLDQALSAAEG